In Candidatus Defluviilinea proxima, a single genomic region encodes these proteins:
- a CDS encoding monomethylamine:corrinoid methyltransferase, producing the protein MLNYLDILDRANEGPYISEESWDLDKIAMTTKRLVKKYKLEWNKEDLVTDDASLSKAIFDAGYELAITVGAYSRTTERIIEISQDEIDNGIRNMPQSVIMGEGKDARTLYARHLDDERAPLFFGGSPGTPIPERIFLANVLSYMQEPLIDLATCGTLVEVDGREVRTGNPIEIVSTRRELQYMRQGLKRVGRAGMGMLAAQSSVSELGDLAAAHPDYLRKCDSHLVPVLNELKMDHRNISRAVNSLEYGMVNASLPCVIVGGLGGGPAGSAVINVASYLIANITCLADYHILHPIHVRHIATSTREVLWVINATAQAFARYAPSIIVADIYPKSGSGTKELLYETAANAIVNAVSGGHLEGCGAADGNQPNCSGLEARLMAEVALATHRMKMSRKDANALVLQLLSKYEHVFALENGNPGKPFDDVYDLQKIEPRDFWQKMYEEVKTELKEMGLKL; encoded by the coding sequence ATGCTGAATTATCTTGATATTCTTGATCGCGCGAATGAAGGTCCTTATATTTCTGAAGAGAGTTGGGATCTCGATAAGATCGCCATGACCACCAAACGGCTCGTCAAGAAATACAAACTGGAGTGGAACAAGGAAGACCTCGTCACCGATGACGCTTCTCTTTCCAAAGCGATCTTTGATGCAGGATACGAACTGGCTATAACAGTCGGCGCTTATAGCCGCACGACCGAACGTATTATCGAAATTTCGCAGGATGAGATCGACAACGGCATCCGCAACATGCCACAGTCTGTCATCATGGGCGAAGGTAAAGATGCGCGGACGTTATACGCGCGTCATCTCGACGATGAGCGGGCTCCGTTATTCTTTGGCGGGTCGCCAGGGACGCCTATTCCTGAACGTATTTTTCTCGCGAACGTTCTCTCCTATATGCAGGAGCCTTTAATCGACCTCGCTACCTGCGGCACCTTGGTCGAAGTGGACGGGCGCGAAGTGCGCACGGGTAACCCTATTGAGATCGTTTCGACACGCCGCGAACTGCAATACATGCGTCAGGGACTCAAGCGGGTCGGGCGTGCAGGTATGGGCATGCTAGCGGCGCAATCGAGCGTTTCAGAATTGGGCGATCTTGCGGCGGCGCACCCCGATTATTTACGTAAGTGCGACTCGCACCTCGTGCCGGTCTTGAATGAACTCAAAATGGATCATCGCAATATCTCTCGAGCGGTCAACTCTCTGGAATATGGCATGGTCAATGCATCGCTTCCGTGTGTGATCGTCGGCGGGCTGGGTGGCGGACCTGCTGGTTCAGCAGTGATCAATGTTGCTTCTTATTTAATAGCGAATATCACCTGCCTCGCGGACTATCACATCCTCCACCCCATTCATGTGCGGCACATTGCCACTTCCACACGTGAGGTGTTGTGGGTCATCAATGCCACGGCACAGGCGTTTGCCCGGTATGCACCTTCCATTATCGTTGCTGATATTTATCCCAAATCTGGCTCAGGGACAAAAGAGTTATTATATGAAACGGCCGCCAATGCCATCGTCAATGCAGTGAGCGGAGGCCATCTCGAAGGCTGTGGCGCCGCAGATGGCAATCAGCCCAATTGTTCAGGGTTGGAGGCGCGGTTGATGGCAGAGGTCGCTTTGGCAACACACAGAATGAAAATGTCCAGAAAAGACGCGAATGCTCTTGTCCTCCAGTTATTATCGAAGTATGAACATGTCTTCGCACTGGAAAATGGGAACCCGGGCAAGCCGTTCGATGATGTGTATGATCTGCAAAAGATCGAACCTCGTGATTTCTGGCAGAAGATGTACGAAGAAGTCAAAACGGAATTGAAAGAAATGGGTTTAAAGCTTTAA
- a CDS encoding DUF4445 domain-containing protein, whose translation MTKHNIILQPSGRRGQVEEGTSVRTAARELGVDIESICAENATCGKCMVLVEEGRFEKYNIDSKRNNLSPVGIEERSYLERRPKLLKDKGWEIGQVRLSCQCKVMGDVLINVPEESRGNKQIVRKSAKERHIEIKPSIRKYLVSMTPPNLERPIADWERLAKGLETSMALVRGTEEKLPRWYELSIDYQCLRTLSKTLRDANWNVTVSVWNDKEVIAVQAGYHEDSYGAAVDIGSTTVALYLCNLRTGELLAAESEMNPQIVYGEDVMSRIQYTIEHEDGLEKLHKAIISTLNTLLKQAVKTANTSLRAHVAKQSPRNEGKIASGKEQERPRNDIKVDEILEMVLVGNSTMHHILLNLHPKDLGLAPFVPAIHESVDIKARELGLHINASGNIHILPTIASFVGADTSAVILAEEPHKQDENWLLIDVGTNAELVLGNRKRLMCTSTPTGPALEGAHVEYGMRAAPGAIERVHIDETTLEPKYKVIGVDGWNTDHAEFKGQVKGICGSAIIDAVAELFRAQIIDSRGRFKKELKSKRVREGETGWEYVIAWAEETSIGRDIPITQQDVRQIQLAKAALFVAARTLLKRSKLQAPDKIILAGGFGSYIDKEKAMLIGLIPDCVLENVYAVGNAAGDGARIALLNVEKRNEIDSVTRQVERFELPTDPDFQNEFMLATSFPHMNEPFEHIAHLIPHRTVDPIAKNFMK comes from the coding sequence ATGACAAAACACAACATCATCCTGCAACCATCAGGCCGCCGCGGACAAGTGGAAGAAGGCACATCTGTCCGTACTGCCGCGCGTGAACTCGGCGTGGACATTGAATCCATTTGTGCAGAGAACGCCACATGTGGCAAGTGCATGGTCCTGGTGGAAGAGGGTCGTTTCGAAAAATACAACATCGACTCAAAGCGTAACAACCTCTCCCCTGTTGGAATAGAAGAACGCTCCTATCTCGAACGTAGACCCAAGTTATTAAAAGATAAAGGTTGGGAGATCGGACAAGTCCGTTTATCGTGCCAGTGCAAGGTCATGGGCGATGTGTTGATCAATGTCCCCGAAGAAAGTCGCGGAAATAAACAGATCGTCCGCAAGAGCGCGAAAGAACGGCACATTGAGATCAAGCCTTCGATCCGGAAATATCTGGTTTCGATGACCCCGCCAAATCTGGAGCGTCCTATTGCAGATTGGGAACGACTCGCCAAGGGACTTGAGACTTCAATGGCGCTGGTACGCGGTACAGAAGAGAAACTTCCACGCTGGTATGAGCTCTCAATTGATTATCAATGCTTGCGCACGTTATCCAAGACCTTGCGCGACGCGAATTGGAACGTGACCGTATCCGTTTGGAACGATAAAGAAGTCATCGCAGTTCAGGCTGGATACCACGAAGACAGCTACGGTGCGGCCGTGGACATTGGCTCGACAACGGTTGCCTTGTATTTGTGTAATCTTCGCACGGGCGAATTGCTTGCGGCTGAATCCGAGATGAATCCGCAGATCGTGTACGGTGAGGATGTAATGTCCCGTATTCAGTACACGATTGAGCATGAAGATGGTTTGGAGAAATTACACAAGGCGATCATCTCCACACTGAATACTTTGTTGAAACAAGCGGTGAAGACGGCAAATACGTCATTGCGAGCGCACGTTGCGAAGCAATCTCCTAGGAACGAAGGCAAGATTGCTTCGGGCAAAGAGCAAGAGCGCCCTCGCAATGACATAAAAGTAGATGAAATATTGGAAATGGTTTTGGTAGGCAACTCCACTATGCACCATATTCTATTAAACTTACACCCCAAGGACTTGGGACTTGCGCCGTTCGTGCCAGCTATCCATGAGTCAGTGGATATCAAAGCGCGAGAGTTGGGATTACACATCAATGCATCTGGGAACATTCACATCCTCCCCACCATTGCATCCTTTGTGGGCGCGGATACAAGCGCTGTTATCCTTGCAGAAGAACCGCACAAGCAGGATGAGAACTGGCTATTGATCGATGTAGGCACAAATGCAGAGCTCGTGCTCGGCAATCGCAAGCGTTTGATGTGTACATCCACACCGACAGGTCCCGCACTCGAAGGCGCGCATGTGGAGTACGGTATGCGAGCTGCGCCCGGTGCCATTGAACGAGTCCACATTGACGAAACGACGCTTGAGCCAAAGTACAAAGTCATCGGCGTGGACGGTTGGAACACAGACCACGCTGAATTCAAAGGTCAGGTCAAAGGGATATGTGGATCCGCGATCATCGATGCGGTGGCAGAATTGTTCCGGGCGCAGATCATAGATTCTCGGGGCAGATTCAAAAAAGAGCTAAAGTCGAAGCGTGTGCGAGAGGGAGAAACCGGCTGGGAGTATGTCATTGCCTGGGCGGAGGAAACATCCATTGGAAGAGACATTCCCATCACTCAACAGGATGTAAGGCAGATACAATTGGCGAAAGCCGCGTTGTTCGTGGCGGCGCGTACATTGTTGAAGCGCAGTAAACTACAAGCGCCTGATAAAATTATTTTGGCGGGTGGCTTCGGAAGTTATATTGATAAAGAGAAGGCGATGTTGATCGGCTTGATCCCTGATTGCGTGTTGGAGAATGTGTACGCGGTCGGGAATGCAGCGGGTGATGGCGCGCGCATCGCGTTGCTGAATGTGGAGAAACGCAACGAGATCGATTCCGTGACACGACAGGTGGAACGGTTTGAATTGCCCACTGACCCCGATTTTCAAAACGAGTTTATGCTTGCAACGAGTTTCCCGCATATGAACGAACCATTCGAGCATATTGCGCATTTGATCCCGCATCGTACAGTGGACCCAATTGCGAAGAATTTTATGAAATGA
- a CDS encoding virulence factor has product MARYRIFYWKHIPSSITVEGDGRTVKKQLSQKIQNAIDAYAMAVGITSSEDYSAQYKRSDWIERDGSPEEVADALLSELEAEFAKIEIPKRNADSA; this is encoded by the coding sequence ATGGCCCGCTATCGCATCTTTTATTGGAAACATATCCCATCCTCCATCACTGTTGAAGGTGATGGACGCACAGTAAAAAAACAACTCTCGCAAAAGATACAAAATGCGATCGATGCTTATGCCATGGCTGTTGGGATCACATCTTCAGAGGACTACAGCGCGCAATACAAACGCAGTGACTGGATCGAACGTGACGGCTCGCCCGAAGAAGTGGCAGACGCGCTTCTTTCTGAACTGGAAGCTGAGTTCGCCAAAATTGAAATTCCCAAGCGAAATGCGGATTCCGCGTAG
- a CDS encoding ECF transporter S component yields the protein MNTPTIIIINLVILVVLGLIARVVKSDPTGKGGFNFNYSTSDLVIMAVLGALAGVINTWMGNVWYAANTVSPIYGAALQGTFMWAYLLAYFLVRKSGSMLIIGIVEAAVEALLGNQAGLSTLGWGIAQGIGAEVVMWFCNYGKFGWLVFGLAGAGASQFGTVWSFVLYGWSSLQDYLIAAPINLVSGFIFSGLLGFFLGKMIENTGLLRATRRE from the coding sequence ATGAATACACCCACTATTATCATCATCAATCTCGTTATTCTCGTTGTCCTTGGCCTGATCGCCCGTGTGGTCAAATCTGACCCAACCGGCAAAGGCGGTTTTAATTTCAATTATTCCACTTCTGACCTTGTCATTATGGCCGTGCTCGGTGCCCTCGCCGGTGTCATCAACACCTGGATGGGAAATGTTTGGTACGCCGCCAATACTGTCAGCCCGATCTATGGCGCCGCATTACAAGGCACCTTCATGTGGGCTTACTTGCTGGCGTATTTCCTTGTCCGCAAATCTGGCTCCATGCTCATCATCGGTATCGTCGAAGCCGCTGTGGAAGCCTTGCTCGGTAACCAAGCTGGCTTGAGCACCCTAGGCTGGGGCATCGCACAAGGCATTGGCGCCGAAGTTGTAATGTGGTTCTGCAACTATGGAAAATTTGGCTGGCTGGTCTTCGGTCTCGCTGGCGCTGGCGCATCCCAATTCGGAACGGTCTGGAGCTTCGTTCTCTACGGTTGGAGCTCATTACAAGACTACCTGATTGCCGCACCTATCAATCTCGTATCAGGTTTCATTTTCTCTGGCTTGCTTGGTTTCTTCCTCGGTAAAATGATCGAAAACACCGGGTTGTTACGAGCCACACGGCGCGAATAA
- a CDS encoding homocysteine S-methyltransferase family protein, whose product MNKFLERLNSGEILVADGATGSNLQRMGLKPGKPPEDLIIDDPDILLKLESSFVEAGSDIILTCTFGGTRMRMKDSQYQDRAPEVNIRAAELARKAASKRTDVLVAGSMGPVGALLKPYGTLDEAEVQATFAEQAKALADGGVDFLLIETMFAFEETNAAFAGARSATDLPIVVSFSYDRGTRTMMGIKPKDVIKKYSELGATLIGANCGTTLENMEAVVKEYVEAVPNFPLWIKPNAGVPHMDIETEQGVYDMTPEDMGNYAKKYVALGAKVVGGCCGNTPEHIAAIVKAVK is encoded by the coding sequence ATGAACAAATTTCTTGAACGATTGAATAGCGGCGAGATCCTGGTTGCCGATGGCGCAACGGGATCGAATTTGCAAAGGATGGGGCTCAAGCCGGGCAAGCCGCCCGAAGACCTCATCATCGACGACCCTGATATTCTCTTGAAGCTTGAGTCGTCGTTTGTGGAGGCAGGCTCGGACATCATCCTAACCTGCACCTTCGGCGGAACTCGTATGCGGATGAAAGACTCGCAATATCAGGACCGTGCCCCGGAAGTGAACATCCGCGCGGCAGAGCTTGCCCGTAAAGCCGCCTCAAAACGGACCGATGTGCTGGTCGCTGGTTCGATGGGCCCGGTCGGTGCTTTGCTCAAACCCTACGGCACGCTCGACGAGGCAGAGGTCCAAGCGACGTTTGCAGAGCAGGCGAAAGCCCTTGCCGATGGTGGCGTGGACTTCCTGCTCATCGAAACAATGTTCGCATTCGAAGAGACGAACGCCGCATTTGCCGGTGCCCGTTCCGCCACAGACCTCCCCATCGTGGTTTCGTTCAGCTACGACCGAGGCACGCGCACGATGATGGGCATCAAACCCAAAGACGTTATCAAGAAGTACAGCGAGTTGGGCGCTACACTTATTGGTGCAAACTGTGGGACAACGCTGGAGAACATGGAAGCCGTGGTCAAGGAATATGTGGAGGCTGTTCCTAACTTCCCGCTGTGGATCAAGCCAAATGCGGGCGTCCCACACATGGATATTGAGACCGAGCAAGGTGTATACGATATGACACCCGAAGACATGGGAAATTACGCAAAGAAGTATGTCGCTTTGGGCGCAAAGGTCGTGGGTGGTTGTTGCGGAAACACGCCGGAGCATATCGCGGCCATCGTAAAGGCTGTAAAATAA
- a CDS encoding energy-coupling factor transporter transmembrane protein EcfT, which yields MSEHSLRYVDNGSFFTRIDALSKLVWVVLVIVITFQLQGNLARAMMLGVLILITILLARVSLRTVWQSAPIILIMGTLLFVVNLFITPSTSFIHVAGLTLGQQGFERGLELFLRITVMVLASFIFIWTTDIRDLMTGLVRIGMPYRYAFAIFLALRFLPIVQQEVDAVKAAHAIRGRASHSPIRHRIRLWQRYMFTVIVNSLRKAESTALAIESRGFGAYPDRTYIKSFRWTLTGILLILLFIAFSAWLILWERNLLPF from the coding sequence ATGAGTGAACATTCCCTGCGCTATGTGGATAATGGCTCTTTCTTCACCCGCATTGATGCGTTAAGTAAATTGGTTTGGGTGGTGCTCGTAATTGTGATCACCTTCCAATTACAAGGCAATCTGGCGCGCGCTATGATGCTTGGTGTGCTGATCCTCATCACAATTCTGCTGGCAAGAGTTTCACTCCGAACTGTTTGGCAATCGGCGCCGATCATTCTGATCATGGGCACGTTGCTGTTCGTGGTAAATCTGTTCATCACGCCATCCACATCTTTCATCCATGTTGCGGGATTGACTCTCGGCCAACAAGGGTTTGAGAGAGGCCTTGAACTTTTCCTGCGTATCACGGTTATGGTGTTGGCGTCCTTCATCTTCATCTGGACAACAGACATCCGCGATCTGATGACAGGCCTCGTCCGCATCGGTATGCCGTATCGGTATGCGTTCGCGATCTTTTTGGCGTTGCGCTTCCTCCCCATCGTGCAACAGGAAGTGGACGCGGTCAAAGCCGCGCACGCCATCCGCGGACGTGCCTCGCACTCCCCCATTCGGCATCGCATCCGCTTGTGGCAGAGATATATGTTCACTGTCATTGTGAATAGTTTGCGCAAAGCCGAAAGCACAGCGCTCGCCATCGAGTCGCGCGGCTTCGGTGCCTACCCAGATCGTACGTACATTAAAAGTTTCCGTTGGACGCTCACAGGTATCCTTCTCATCCTGTTGTTCATCGCTTTTTCAGCGTGGTTGATCTTATGGGAACGAAACTTGCTTCCATTTTAG
- a CDS encoding energy-coupling factor ABC transporter ATP-binding protein: protein MTRNKTTTDKPLVKFDQVTYQHYGKPTPALVDVNLTVRRGSFTLLVGPSGSGKSTLCMLLNGIIPQILGGKLNGTVTVDGHDVSNTSVQELAKSTGMLFQDPEWMFATLKVEDEVAFGPENLRREPAEILKSVEQSLDYVGMGHLRNNLVWAMSGGQTQKLGLASVLAMQTPLIVLDEPTANLDPATTHSVHELILRLRDEGKSVVLVTKDLDEFMAEADDMILLADGHVIAQGAPRDVVSKHGKKMLELGVWLPETTEIGLRLKAAGKSIKKIPITVEEAVEEFSKTRFSAPQVTSKIEKKENVLIHAQNTEFTYGNKFKALRGVSFEIRQGEIVAIVGQNGAGKSTLSKMLVGLLRPTNGELTMFGRKSKQWRVQDLATQIALVFQNPEHQFLCDTVREELEYSLLAQGIDDKTIVATRVQDMLKRLEITETSDSHPFSLSAGAKRRLGVATMLIAGSARLLIVDEPTYGQDRRLTESLMNLINNLRKEGITVLMITHDMRLVDAHIERAIVMADGQKIFDGSPNSLFNSPDVLERASLRATTLRRLVDGLRGQGVSVPDGLNTVDEFIGAMQ, encoded by the coding sequence GTGACGAGAAACAAAACAACAACTGACAAACCGCTCGTCAAGTTTGATCAGGTCACGTATCAACATTATGGGAAGCCCACGCCTGCACTGGTGGATGTAAATCTAACAGTGCGGCGCGGGTCTTTCACGCTTCTTGTCGGGCCATCGGGCTCAGGCAAGTCCACGTTGTGCATGTTGCTCAATGGGATCATTCCTCAGATCCTCGGTGGTAAGTTAAATGGCACAGTCACCGTGGATGGACACGATGTATCCAATACATCTGTGCAAGAGCTGGCCAAATCCACAGGCATGTTGTTCCAAGACCCTGAGTGGATGTTTGCCACGCTCAAAGTGGAGGATGAGGTCGCTTTTGGACCAGAGAACCTCCGTCGCGAACCTGCTGAAATATTGAAGAGTGTTGAACAATCCCTTGATTATGTAGGGATGGGACATTTGCGCAACAACCTCGTTTGGGCCATGTCCGGCGGTCAGACTCAAAAGTTGGGACTGGCTTCTGTTCTTGCAATGCAGACTCCTCTCATCGTTCTCGATGAACCCACTGCCAACCTCGACCCCGCTACCACCCACTCTGTGCATGAACTTATCCTTCGTCTGCGAGATGAAGGGAAGTCTGTTGTGCTGGTCACAAAAGACCTCGATGAATTCATGGCAGAAGCTGATGACATGATCCTGCTAGCGGATGGACACGTCATTGCACAGGGCGCTCCGCGTGATGTAGTTTCCAAGCACGGGAAGAAAATGTTGGAGCTGGGGGTTTGGCTTCCTGAAACAACAGAGATCGGCTTGCGCTTGAAGGCAGCAGGCAAATCCATAAAGAAGATTCCGATCACAGTGGAAGAAGCCGTTGAAGAGTTTTCCAAGACGCGCTTTAGCGCGCCGCAGGTTACATCCAAAATAGAGAAAAAAGAGAACGTTCTCATCCACGCGCAAAATACCGAGTTCACGTATGGCAATAAGTTCAAAGCCTTACGCGGTGTTTCGTTCGAGATCCGACAAGGCGAGATCGTCGCCATCGTTGGGCAGAACGGTGCAGGGAAGAGCACGCTCAGTAAAATGTTGGTTGGCTTGCTAAGACCAACCAACGGTGAACTTACCATGTTCGGGCGTAAGTCCAAGCAATGGAGAGTACAAGACCTCGCTACACAAATCGCACTCGTCTTTCAAAACCCTGAACATCAATTCCTGTGCGATACCGTCCGTGAGGAGTTGGAATATAGTTTATTAGCACAAGGCATCGACGACAAAACCATCGTCGCTACCCGTGTGCAAGATATGTTGAAACGTCTCGAAATCACTGAGACATCAGACAGCCATCCCTTCTCATTGAGTGCAGGCGCCAAGAGAAGGCTTGGGGTGGCAACCATGCTGATCGCAGGCAGTGCCAGACTTCTCATTGTGGATGAGCCGACCTACGGTCAGGATCGCCGTCTTACAGAAAGTCTGATGAATCTCATCAATAACTTGCGTAAGGAAGGCATCACAGTTCTCATGATCACGCATGACATGCGACTTGTGGATGCGCACATCGAACGAGCCATTGTGATGGCAGACGGACAAAAGATCTTTGATGGAAGTCCTAATTCGCTTTTCAATTCGCCTGACGTGCTGGAACGCGCATCTCTGCGTGCAACCACATTGCGACGGCTGGTAGATGGTCTGCGTGGGCAGGGTGTTTCTGTACCGGATGGTTTGAATACTGTCGATGAATTCATCGGAGCCATGCAATGA
- a CDS encoding LysM peptidoglycan-binding domain-containing protein, protein MSRTNRGKVIVSTLLLVAVLLSSCEQPYSTQPAVTNTPLDPNSFFTTPIAQQPDSMSDVEKFTTQTALASTPGAVVPSATVGTPVAGAPTTTATPAIALNPTFTATQAVVVVPTSTSAPVSSGAKPGTYVLKNGEFPYCIARRFNVDPDALLSLSGLSSASADSLSAGTVLTIPQSGSFPGSRALASHPTTYTVASSDETVYGVACKFGDIEPSAIAQANNISVDASLTAGQSLQIP, encoded by the coding sequence ATGTCACGTACGAATCGAGGCAAGGTTATTGTCTCAACATTGCTTTTGGTTGCGGTTCTGTTATCTTCCTGTGAACAGCCGTACTCCACACAACCTGCTGTCACCAACACACCATTGGATCCCAACAGCTTTTTCACTACCCCAATTGCTCAGCAACCGGATAGCATGAGTGACGTGGAAAAATTTACAACGCAAACCGCTCTCGCCAGTACGCCGGGTGCGGTTGTGCCTAGCGCTACAGTGGGCACTCCTGTGGCAGGCGCACCTACCACAACTGCCACGCCAGCAATCGCTCTCAACCCCACATTCACTGCCACACAGGCAGTTGTGGTGGTGCCGACTTCTACATCTGCGCCTGTTTCATCAGGTGCAAAACCCGGCACGTATGTGTTGAAGAACGGTGAATTCCCTTACTGTATCGCACGTCGTTTCAATGTTGACCCCGATGCATTGCTTTCTCTCAGTGGGTTAAGCAGTGCCAGCGCAGATAGTCTCTCTGCAGGGACTGTTCTAACCATCCCACAAAGCGGCTCGTTCCCCGGCAGTCGTGCGCTCGCCTCACACCCCACCACATACACTGTCGCATCCAGCGATGAGACCGTTTACGGAGTGGCGTGCAAATTCGGCGATATTGAGCCATCAGCTATTGCACAGGCCAATAATATTTCTGTGGATGCATCTTTGACCGCAGGCCAAAGCTTACAGATCCCATAA